From the genome of Primulina eburnea isolate SZY01 chromosome 12, ASM2296580v1, whole genome shotgun sequence, one region includes:
- the LOC140806853 gene encoding uncharacterized protein, translated as MREKLSKPEFEKFAIQTWAIWKERQNLIHDDSRPRMAGDVSWSLSLLTEFQKAKAIDQHSVSGHSTRDDRRWMAPDAGTFKLNVDACVNDISSQYSIAGVLRDCQGRLLLAFGKQISQPLSVAHGELLAIREGVKLVYEMNFRDFLVVSDSVLAVQAVNAVQDDLGYVGACASDIKILVQAPFISGIIYEPRLSNIVAHNLAKFSLSSPSSFVWLNGDFPHWLVEFVMNDLS; from the coding sequence atgagggAGAAACTATCAAAGCCTGAGTTTGAAAAGTTTGCTATTCAAACTTGGGCAATCTGGAAAGAAAGACAAAATCTGATCCATGATGATAGCAGACCCAGGATGGCAGGGGACGTCTCTTGGAGCTTATCCCTTCttacagaatttcagaaagcTAAGGCTATTGATCAACATTCGGTTTCTGGTCATAGTACAAGGGATGACAGGAGATGGATGGCACCAGATGCAGGTACCTTTAAACTCAATGTTGATGCTTGTGTTAATGATATTTCCAGTCAATATAGCATAGCGGGTGTCCTTCGAGATTGTCAAGGGAGATTGTTGCTAGCATTTGGCAAGCAGATTTCTCAACCTCTGTCTGTTGCCCATGGTGAGTTACTGGCTATTCGTGAAGGAGTTAAATTGGTCTATGAGAtgaattttcgagattttctgGTCGTTTCTGATTCTGTGCTGGCAGTGCAAGCAGTCAATGCCGTACAAGATGATCTGGGTTATGTTGGAGCATGTGCGTCTGATATCAAAATTCTGGTTCAAGCTCCGTTTATCTCTGGAATAATTTATGAGCCTAGATTGTCTAATATAGTTGCTCATAATTTGGCTAAGTTTTCTCTGTCATCTCCTTCATCCTTTGTTTGGTTGAATGGCGATTTTCCTCATTGGTTGGTCGAGTTTGTAATGAACGATTTATCTTAA